From the genome of Lotus japonicus ecotype B-129 chromosome 6, LjGifu_v1.2, one region includes:
- the LOC130724198 gene encoding cold-responsive protein kinase 1-like — protein sequence MLQLQHKLLALTLFLLWSWRSFHGALGDPQTRLINKGCSQYNATTLSTFNQNLNGTLADLKSQVSNQSKRFATAQEARGTDPVYAMFQCRDYLSAADCAACFTVAAAQIRNCSAGANGARVIYDGCFLRYESNGFFDQTTLPGNSMICGNETANGASTFTATAQQVLQDLQTVTPKITGFFAATKTPVAGGAIYAIAQCADTVTESGCLDCLTVGFNNIQSCLPNSDGRAFDAGCFMRYSETSFFADNQTIDITPFLKQGGSSKKGAIIGGIVGGVGLVVILLALFVWLRRYKKPNRHPRGDILGATELKGPVTYRYKDLKSATKNFSNDNKLGEGGFGDVYKGTLKNGKVVAVKKLLLGQSSKMDEQFESEVKLISNVHHRNLVRLLGCCTNGPERILVYEYMANNSLDRFLFGERKGSLNWKQRYDIILGTARGLSYLHEDFHVCIIHRDIKTNNILLDDDFQPRIADFGLARLLPEDRSHLSTKFAGTLGYTAPEYALHGQLSEKADTYSFGVVVLEIISGQKSSELRDDADGEFLLQRAWKLYEVERHLELVDKTLNSEDYDGEEVKRIIEIALLCTQASASARPTMSEIVVLLKSKNLLVHMKPAMPVFVESNFRPRTDTSTSTGSSTSKSNATVSTSVLSAR from the exons ATGCTGCAACTTCAACACAAGCTCCTAGCCTTGACCCTGTTCTTGTTGTGGTCATGGAGGAGCTTTCACGGTGCACTGGGTGACCCTCAAACGCGGTTAATCAACAAGGGTTGCAGCCAATACAACGCCACCACCTTGTCCACCTTCAACCAAAATCTGAACGGGACTCTTGCGGATTTGAAATCGCAGGTGAGTAATCAAAGCAAGCGTTTTGCGACGGCGCAGGAAGCAAGGGGAACGGACCCTGTTTATGCTATGTTTCAATGCCGGGATTATCTCTCTGCAGCTGACTGCGCCGCCTGCTTCACCGTCGCCGCCGCTCAAATCAGGAATTGCTCAGCCGGTGCCAATGGGGCCCGTGTCATCTATGATGGTTGCTTCCTTAG GTACGAGAGCAATGGCTTCTTCGATCAAACCACTCTACCCGGCAACAGTATGATTTGCGGAAATGAGACTGCAAATGGAGCCTCTACTTTCACTGCAACTGCACAGCAAGTGCTACAGGATCTACAAACAGTAACACCAAAAATCACTGGTTTCTTTGCAGCTACCAAGACACCAGTGGCTGGTGGTGCAATCTATGCCATTGCACAATGTGCTGACACTGTCACAGAGAGTGGTTGTTTGGATTGCTTGACAGTAGGATTCAACAACATACAGAGTTGTCTTCCCAATTCAGATGGGAGGGCATTTGATGCAGGGTGTTTTATGAGATACTCTGAGACATCCTTCTTTGCTGATAACCAGACCATTGATATCACACCCTTCTTAAAACAAG GCGGTTCAAGCAAGAAGGGGGCTATTATTGGTGGTATTGTTGGAGGTGTAGGTCTTGTTGTAATCCTTCTTGCACTATTTGTCTGGCTTAGAAGGTACAAGAAACCCAATAGGCATCCTAGAG GTGACATATTGGGAGCAACTGAGCTGAAAGGTCCAGTTACCTACAGGTACAAAGATTTGAAGTCTGCAACAAAAAACTTTAGCAATGACAATAAACTAGGAGAAGGAGGTTTTGGAGATGTATATAAG GGCACTCTAAAAAATGGTAAAGTAGTTGCAGTCAAGAAATTGCTATTAGGCCAATCCAGCAAGATGGATGAACAATTTGAAAGCGAAGTGAAGCTTATAAGTAATGTTCATCATAGGAATCTAGTTCGACTTCTTGGATGTTGCACAAACGGCCCAGAGAGAATCCTTGTATATGAATACATGGCCAACAACAGTCTTGACAGATTCTTATTTG GTGAAAGGAAGGGTTCTCTCAACTGGAAACAAAGGTATGACATAATTTTAGGCACTGCAAGGGGTCTGTCCTATCTACATGAGGATTTCCATGTTTGCATCATACATAGAGATATAAAGACCAACAATATCCTCTTGGATGATGATTTTCAGCCTAGAATTGCTGACTTTGGGTTGGCAAGGCTTCTACCAGAAGACCGATCTCATCTCAGCACAAAATTTGCAGGAACATT GGGATATACAGCTCCTGAGTATGCACTCCATGGTCAGTTATCAGAGAAGGCTGATACCTACAGCTTTGGTGTTGTAGTCCTAGAAATCATAAGTGGCCAAAAGAGCAGCGAATTGAGGGATGATGCTGATGGTGAATTCCTCCTTCAAAGG GCATGGAAACTGTATGAGGTTGAGAGGCACTTGGAGCTAGTTGACAAGACATTGAACTCTGAGGACTATGATGGTGAAGAAGTGAAAAGAATCATAGAGATTGCTTTATTATGCACtcaagcttcagcttctgcaaGGCCAACAATGTCTGAAATTGTAGTCCTTCTCAAAAGCAAGAACTTATTGGTGCACATGAAGCCAGCCATGCCTGTCTTTGTCGAATCAAACTTCAGGCCCCGGACAGACACATCTACCTCAACTGGTTCCTCTACATCTAAATCTAATGCTACTGTTTCCACTTCTGTACTATCAGCTCGATGA
- the LOC130724197 gene encoding cysteine-rich receptor-like protein kinase 2, whose amino-acid sequence MQMLQLKFLLAITLTLWWWSDINHHGAVAAPQTKLLNAGCSTYNASNLRSFHANINDTFSDLRAEIRNQSNNHFATSQKARGEVITFTMLQCRNYLSRKDCLACFDAADKKIRNCSAANGARVIYDGCFLRYESERFYDQTNEQGGGVSCGNRTAAKDVSAFGAAGIQALMDLQIATPKIKGFYAATKTMLAPGGGGGAIYAVAQCVETATETNCLSCLTVGFNNLQTCLPKSDGRAFDAGCFMRYSETPFFADNQSIDIKPYLKEGGSSKKWVIIGGVVGGVALLLILLAFFAWRRFRKPKRVPRGNILGATELRGPSNYKYSDLKSATKNFSDENKLGEGGFGDVYKGTLKNGKIVAVKKLVLGKSSKMEDDFESEVKLISNVHHRNLVRLLGCCSKGEERILVYEYMENSSLDKFLFGDKKGSLNWKQRYDIILGTARGLAYLHEEFHISIIHRDIKTSNILLSDELQAKIADFGLARLLPGDQSHLSTRFAGTLGYTAPEYAIHGQLSEKADTYSFGIVVLEIISGRKSTEVKVDDDGHEYLLQRTWKLHERGMHLELVDKALDPDEYDGEEVKKTIEIALMCTQASAAMRPTMSEVVVLLQSKSLMDHLQPTMPVFVDTNLRSRDGHSTSTGSSMSNATASFTIPSAR is encoded by the exons ATGCAGATGCTGCAACTCAAGTTCTTACTGGCCATAACCTTGACATTGTGGTGGTGGAGCGACATCAATCATCACGGTGCAGTCGCGGCGCCGCAGACAAAGTTGCTGAACGCAGGGTGCAGCACGTACAACGCTTCTAACCTGCGCAGTTTCCATGCCAACATCAACGACACGTTTTCGGACCTGCGAGCGGAGATTAGGAACCAGAGCAACAACCACTTCGCGACGTCGCAGAAAGCAAGGGGGGAGGTGATTACCTTTACCATGCTTCAGTGCAGAAACTACCTCTCCAGAAAGGATTGCCTCGCTTGCTTCGACGCTGCTGATAAGAAAATCCGCAACTGCTCCGCCGCCAACGGTGCCAGAGTCATCTACGATGGCTGCTTCCTCAG GTACGAGAGCGAGAGGTTCTACGATCAAACCAATGAACAAGGTGGCGGTGTGTCATGTGGGAACAGGACTGCTGCAAAGGATGTTAGTGCTTTTGGAGCAGCTGGAATACAAGCGCTTATGGACCTCCAAATAGCAACACCAAAAATTAAAGGCTTTTATGCAGCTACTAAGACAATGTTAGCTcctggtggtggcggcggtgcaaTCTATGCCGTTGCACAGTGCGTTGAGACAGCCACAGAGACCAACTGTCTCAGTTGCTTGACAGTTGGATTCAACAACTTGCAGACTTGTCTTCCCAAATCAGATGGCAGAGCATTTGATGCAGGGTGTTTTATGAGATACTCTGAGACACCCTTCTTTGCTGATAACCAGAGCATTGACATCAAACCCTATTTGAAAGAAG GAGGTTCAAGCAAGAAGTGGGTCATTATAGGTGGTGTTGTTGGAGGTGTAGCTCTTCTTCTGATCCTCCTTGCATTTTTCGCCTGGCGACGATTCAGAAAACCCAAGAGGGTTCCTAGGG GGAATATACTGGGAGCAACTGAGTTGAGAGGTCCAAGCAACTACAAGTATAGTGATTTGAAATCTGCAACAAAAAATTTCAGTGATGAAAATAAACTAGGAGAAGGAGGCTTTGGCGATGTCTACAAG GGTACTCTGAAAAATGGAAAAATAGTTGCAGTCAAGAAATTAGTTCTGGGCAAATCCAGCAAGATGGAGGATGACTTTGAAAGCGAAGTCAAGCTTATAAGCAATGTTCATCACAGGAATCTTGTTAGACTTCTTGGTTGTTGCAGTAAAGGGGAAGAGAGAATCCTGGTTTATGAATACATGGAAAACAGCAGCCTTGACAAATTCTTATTTG GTGACAAAAAAGGCTCCCTCAACTGGAAACAAAGGTATGACATAATTTTAGGCACTGCAAGGGGACTGGCATATCTACATGAGGAGTTCCACATTTCCATCATACATAGAGATATAAAGACTAGCAATATTCTCCTGAGTGATGAGCTTCAGGCCAAAATTGCTGATTTTGGATTGGCACGCCTTCTGCCAGGGGATCAATCTCATCTCAGCACAAGATTTGCAGGAACATT GGGATACACAGCACCAGAGTATGCAATTCATGGTCAATTATCAGAGAAAGCTGATACCTACAGCTTTGGTATCGTAGTCCTAGAAATCATAAGTGGTCGAAAGAGTACAGAAGTGAAGGTTGATGATGATGGTCATGAATACCTTCTTCAACGA ACATGGAAACTGCATGAGAGAGGCATGCACTTGGAGCTGGTGGACAAGGCTTTAGACCCTGATGAGTATGATGGAGAAGAAGTGAAGAAAACCATAGAGATTGCTTTGATGTGCACTCAAGCTTCAGCTGCAATGAGGCCAACCATGTCTGAAGTAGTAGTCCTGCTCCAAAGCAAGAGCTTAATGGATCACCTGCAACCAACTATGCCTGTGTTTGTTGATACGAATCTCAGGTCCCGTGACGGCCACTCTACCTCAACTGGTTCTTCTATGTCAAATGCCACTGCCTCATTTACTATTCCCTCAGCCAGATGA
- the LOC130724199 gene encoding protein DJ-1 homolog D-like isoform X1, producing the protein MHHFHNIISSFLPLSPPPKDFIVHSLTLHYTTLQPPMAPKKVLLICGDFVEDSEAMVPFQALQAFGVTVDAVCPGKKSGDACRTAVHMLAPGGQTYTETRGHNFTLNATFDEVDAAIYDGLWLPGGRAPEYLAHIPSVVELVAKFVSSGKQIASICHGQLILAAAGVVEGRKATAFPGVKPVLLAAGAHWVEPETSATTVVHDNLITASTYDGHPEVIQNFVKALGGKISGSNKMILFICGDYMEDYEVMVPFQSLQALGCHVDAVCPTKKAGDTCPTAVHDFEGDQTYSEKPGHNFTLTATFDEVNVSGYDALVIPGGRSPEYLALNESVIAMVKHFMESNKPVASICHGQQILAAAGVLKGRKCTAYPAVKLNVVLSGATWLEPDPISRCFTDGNLVTGAAWPGHPEFISQLMGLLGIQISF; encoded by the exons ATGCATCACTTTCACAACATAATCTCCTCTTTTcttccactgtcaccaccacccaAAGATTTCATCGTTCACTCTCTCACACTACACTACACTACACTACAACCACCCATGGCTCCCAAGAAGGTTCTGCTAATCTGCGGTGACTTCGTCGAAGACTCTGAA GCCATGGTTCCGTTTCAGGCTTTGCAAGCTTTTGGTGTCACCGTCGACGCCGTCTGTCCCGGAAAGAAATCTGGCGACGCCTGCCGCACCGCCGTCCACATGCTTGCTCCTGGTGGCCAG ACTTATACTGAGACTCGTGGTCACAATTTTACACTAAATGCAACGTTTGATGAAGTTGATGCTGCGATCTATGATGGGTTGTGGTTGCCGGGTGGAAGGGCGCCGGAGTATCTTGCTCATATTCCTAGTGTTGTGGAACTGGTGGCCAAGTTTGTCAGTTCTGGGAAACAGATTGCTAGCATTTGTCATGGACAGTTGATTTTGGCTGCTGCTGGAGTAGTTGAAGGTCGCAAGGCCACGGCTTTTCCTGGTGTTAAACCGGTACTGCTTGCTGCTGGTGCTCATTGGGTTGAACCTGAAACCTCGGCAACAACAGTGGTGCATGATAATCTCATTACTGCATCTACTTATGACGGGCACCCAGAAGTTATTCAGAATTTTGTGAAGGCGTTAGGAGGCAAAATAAGTGGCTCCAATAAAATGATCCTCTTCATTTGTGGG GATTACATGGAAGACTATGAGGTCATGGTTCCTTTCCAGTCCCTTCAGGCTTTAGGATGCCATGTTGATGCTGTTTGCCCCACAAAGAAGGCAGGTGACACGTGCCCAACTGCTGTTCACGATTTTGAAGGAGATCAAACTTACAGTGAGAAGCCAGGACATAATTTTACTTTAACTGCAACCTTTGATGAAGTGAATGTTTCAGGCTATGATGCCCTTGTCATCCCCGGAGGCCGATCACCTGAGTATTTGGCGTTGAATGAGTCAGTTATTGCCATGGTGAAGCATTTCATGGAAAGCAATAAGCCAGTGGCATCCATTTGCCATGGCCAACAAATTTTAGCTGCTGCTGGTGTTCTCAAG GGAAGGAAATGTACTGCTTATCCGGCTGTGAAACTTAATGTGGTTCTGTCAGGAGCAACATGGCTGGAGCCAGACCCCATAAGCCGTTGCTTCACTGATGGAAATCTGGTTACTGGAGCTGCCTGGCCAGGGCACCCTGAGTTCATTTCTCAGTTGATGGGTCTACTTGGAATTCAAATATCTTTCTAG
- the LOC130724199 gene encoding protein DJ-1 homolog D-like isoform X3: protein MHHFHNIISSFLPLSPPPKDFIVHSLTLHYTTLQPPMAPKKVLLICGDFVEDSEAMVPFQALQAFGVTVDAVCPGKKSGDACRTAVHMLAPGGQTYTETRGHNFTLNATFDEVDAAIYDGLWLPGGRAPEYLAHIPSVVELVAKFVSSGKQIASICHGQLILAAAGVVEGRKATAFPGVKPVLLAAGAHWVEPETSATTVVHDNLITASTYDGHPEVIQNFVKALGGKISGSNKMILFICGDYMEDYEVMVPFQSLQALGCHVDAVCPTKKAGDTCPTAVHDFEGDQTYSEKPGHNFTLTATFDEVNVSGYDALVIPGGRSPEYLALNESVIAMVKHFMESNKPVASICHGQQILAAAGVLKVNSMAEQLGGKEMYCLSGCET from the exons ATGCATCACTTTCACAACATAATCTCCTCTTTTcttccactgtcaccaccacccaAAGATTTCATCGTTCACTCTCTCACACTACACTACACTACACTACAACCACCCATGGCTCCCAAGAAGGTTCTGCTAATCTGCGGTGACTTCGTCGAAGACTCTGAA GCCATGGTTCCGTTTCAGGCTTTGCAAGCTTTTGGTGTCACCGTCGACGCCGTCTGTCCCGGAAAGAAATCTGGCGACGCCTGCCGCACCGCCGTCCACATGCTTGCTCCTGGTGGCCAG ACTTATACTGAGACTCGTGGTCACAATTTTACACTAAATGCAACGTTTGATGAAGTTGATGCTGCGATCTATGATGGGTTGTGGTTGCCGGGTGGAAGGGCGCCGGAGTATCTTGCTCATATTCCTAGTGTTGTGGAACTGGTGGCCAAGTTTGTCAGTTCTGGGAAACAGATTGCTAGCATTTGTCATGGACAGTTGATTTTGGCTGCTGCTGGAGTAGTTGAAGGTCGCAAGGCCACGGCTTTTCCTGGTGTTAAACCGGTACTGCTTGCTGCTGGTGCTCATTGGGTTGAACCTGAAACCTCGGCAACAACAGTGGTGCATGATAATCTCATTACTGCATCTACTTATGACGGGCACCCAGAAGTTATTCAGAATTTTGTGAAGGCGTTAGGAGGCAAAATAAGTGGCTCCAATAAAATGATCCTCTTCATTTGTGGG GATTACATGGAAGACTATGAGGTCATGGTTCCTTTCCAGTCCCTTCAGGCTTTAGGATGCCATGTTGATGCTGTTTGCCCCACAAAGAAGGCAGGTGACACGTGCCCAACTGCTGTTCACGATTTTGAAGGAGATCAAACTTACAGTGAGAAGCCAGGACATAATTTTACTTTAACTGCAACCTTTGATGAAGTGAATGTTTCAGGCTATGATGCCCTTGTCATCCCCGGAGGCCGATCACCTGAGTATTTGGCGTTGAATGAGTCAGTTATTGCCATGGTGAAGCATTTCATGGAAAGCAATAAGCCAGTGGCATCCATTTGCCATGGCCAACAAATTTTAGCTGCTGCTGGTGTTCTCAAG GTAAACAGTATGGCTGAGCAATTAGGAG GGAAGGAAATGTACTGCTTATCCGGCTGTGAAACTTAA
- the LOC130724199 gene encoding protein DJ-1 homolog D-like isoform X2, producing MHHFHNIISSFLPLSPPPKDFIVHSLTLHYTTLQPPMAPKKVLLICGDFVEDSEAMVPFQALQAFGVTVDAVCPGKKSGDACRTAVHMLAPGGQTYTETRGHNFTLNATFDEVDAAIYDGLWLPGGRAPEYLAHIPSVVELVAKFVSSGKQIASICHGQLILAAAGVVEGRKATAFPGVKPVLLAAGAHWVEPETSATTVVHDNLITASTYDGHPEVIQNFVKALGGKISGSNKMILFICGDYMEDYEVMVPFQSLQALGCHVDAVCPTKKAGDTCPTAVHDFEGDQTYSEKPGHNFTLTATFDEVNVSGYDALVIPGGRSPEYLALNESVIAMVKHFMESNKPVASICHGQQILAAAGVLKVNSMAEQLGGTCPSGFHFFISAFGNI from the exons ATGCATCACTTTCACAACATAATCTCCTCTTTTcttccactgtcaccaccacccaAAGATTTCATCGTTCACTCTCTCACACTACACTACACTACACTACAACCACCCATGGCTCCCAAGAAGGTTCTGCTAATCTGCGGTGACTTCGTCGAAGACTCTGAA GCCATGGTTCCGTTTCAGGCTTTGCAAGCTTTTGGTGTCACCGTCGACGCCGTCTGTCCCGGAAAGAAATCTGGCGACGCCTGCCGCACCGCCGTCCACATGCTTGCTCCTGGTGGCCAG ACTTATACTGAGACTCGTGGTCACAATTTTACACTAAATGCAACGTTTGATGAAGTTGATGCTGCGATCTATGATGGGTTGTGGTTGCCGGGTGGAAGGGCGCCGGAGTATCTTGCTCATATTCCTAGTGTTGTGGAACTGGTGGCCAAGTTTGTCAGTTCTGGGAAACAGATTGCTAGCATTTGTCATGGACAGTTGATTTTGGCTGCTGCTGGAGTAGTTGAAGGTCGCAAGGCCACGGCTTTTCCTGGTGTTAAACCGGTACTGCTTGCTGCTGGTGCTCATTGGGTTGAACCTGAAACCTCGGCAACAACAGTGGTGCATGATAATCTCATTACTGCATCTACTTATGACGGGCACCCAGAAGTTATTCAGAATTTTGTGAAGGCGTTAGGAGGCAAAATAAGTGGCTCCAATAAAATGATCCTCTTCATTTGTGGG GATTACATGGAAGACTATGAGGTCATGGTTCCTTTCCAGTCCCTTCAGGCTTTAGGATGCCATGTTGATGCTGTTTGCCCCACAAAGAAGGCAGGTGACACGTGCCCAACTGCTGTTCACGATTTTGAAGGAGATCAAACTTACAGTGAGAAGCCAGGACATAATTTTACTTTAACTGCAACCTTTGATGAAGTGAATGTTTCAGGCTATGATGCCCTTGTCATCCCCGGAGGCCGATCACCTGAGTATTTGGCGTTGAATGAGTCAGTTATTGCCATGGTGAAGCATTTCATGGAAAGCAATAAGCCAGTGGCATCCATTTGCCATGGCCAACAAATTTTAGCTGCTGCTGGTGTTCTCAAG GTAAACAGTATGGCTGAGCAATTAGGAG GCACATGTCCTTCTGGTTTTCACTTTTTTATCAGTGCTTTTGGAAATATATAA
- the LOC130724199 gene encoding protein DJ-1 homolog D-like isoform X4: MHHFHNIISSFLPLSPPPKDFIVHSLTLHYTTLQPPMAPKKVLLICGDFVEDSEAMVPFQALQAFGVTVDAVCPGKKSGDACRTAVHMLAPGGQTYTETRGHNFTLNATFDEVDAAIYDGLWLPGGRAPEYLAHIPSVVELVAKFVSSGKQIASICHGQLILAAAGVVEGRKATAFPGVKPVLLAAGAHWVEPETSATTVVHDNLITASTYDGHPEVIQNFVKALGGKISGSNKMILFICGDYMEDYEVMVPFQSLQALGCHVDAVCPTKKAGDTCPTAVHDFEGDQTYSEKPGHNFTLTATFDEVNVSGYDALVIPGGRSPEYLALNESVIAMVKHFMESNKPVASICHGQQILAAAGVLKYAD; this comes from the exons ATGCATCACTTTCACAACATAATCTCCTCTTTTcttccactgtcaccaccacccaAAGATTTCATCGTTCACTCTCTCACACTACACTACACTACACTACAACCACCCATGGCTCCCAAGAAGGTTCTGCTAATCTGCGGTGACTTCGTCGAAGACTCTGAA GCCATGGTTCCGTTTCAGGCTTTGCAAGCTTTTGGTGTCACCGTCGACGCCGTCTGTCCCGGAAAGAAATCTGGCGACGCCTGCCGCACCGCCGTCCACATGCTTGCTCCTGGTGGCCAG ACTTATACTGAGACTCGTGGTCACAATTTTACACTAAATGCAACGTTTGATGAAGTTGATGCTGCGATCTATGATGGGTTGTGGTTGCCGGGTGGAAGGGCGCCGGAGTATCTTGCTCATATTCCTAGTGTTGTGGAACTGGTGGCCAAGTTTGTCAGTTCTGGGAAACAGATTGCTAGCATTTGTCATGGACAGTTGATTTTGGCTGCTGCTGGAGTAGTTGAAGGTCGCAAGGCCACGGCTTTTCCTGGTGTTAAACCGGTACTGCTTGCTGCTGGTGCTCATTGGGTTGAACCTGAAACCTCGGCAACAACAGTGGTGCATGATAATCTCATTACTGCATCTACTTATGACGGGCACCCAGAAGTTATTCAGAATTTTGTGAAGGCGTTAGGAGGCAAAATAAGTGGCTCCAATAAAATGATCCTCTTCATTTGTGGG GATTACATGGAAGACTATGAGGTCATGGTTCCTTTCCAGTCCCTTCAGGCTTTAGGATGCCATGTTGATGCTGTTTGCCCCACAAAGAAGGCAGGTGACACGTGCCCAACTGCTGTTCACGATTTTGAAGGAGATCAAACTTACAGTGAGAAGCCAGGACATAATTTTACTTTAACTGCAACCTTTGATGAAGTGAATGTTTCAGGCTATGATGCCCTTGTCATCCCCGGAGGCCGATCACCTGAGTATTTGGCGTTGAATGAGTCAGTTATTGCCATGGTGAAGCATTTCATGGAAAGCAATAAGCCAGTGGCATCCATTTGCCATGGCCAACAAATTTTAGCTGCTGCTGGTGTTCTCAAG TATGCAGACTGA
- the LOC130724844 gene encoding uncharacterized protein LOC130724844, producing MRLLNTNGHQDNDDVKEFAEWILKLGNGESTTNDDGEMLIDVPHDLLITDPSEPLLQLIQFVYPDMVSHLTDPIFYQERAILAPTLESVEKVNQYILSCIEGEEKEYLSCDSACKFDEDNDVEAAWLTPEFLHEVKCS from the coding sequence ATGAGGTTACTCAATACGAATGGACATCAAGATAATGATGACGTCAAAGAATTTGCTGAGTGGATTCTTAAATTGGGAAACGGTGAATCAACAACCAATGATGACGGTGAAATGCTTATTGATGTTCCTCATGATCTTTTGATTACTGATCCATCTGAACCGTTGCTCCAACTTATACAGTTTGTTTATCCAGATATGGTTTCTCATCTTACAGATCCAATCTTTTATCAAGAAAGAGCTATATTAGCCCCTACATTAGAATCAGTTGAAAAAGTCAATCAATATATTTTATCTTGCATTGAAGGGGAAGAAAAAGAATATCTGAGTTGTGATTCTGCTTGCAAGTTTGATGAGGACAATGATGTTGAAGCTGCATGGTTAACCCCGGAGTTTCTACATGAAGTAAAATGTTCTTGA